In Chrysoperla carnea chromosome 2, inChrCarn1.1, whole genome shotgun sequence, the following proteins share a genomic window:
- the LOC123293476 gene encoding spectrin beta chain isoform X1, with translation MTTDISLVRWDPTQQQEIIEDYEYDGGNSSSRLFERSRIKALADERESVQKKTFQKWVNSHLVRVNTRIGDLYVDLRDGKNLIKLLEVLSGERLPRPTKGKMRIHCLENVDKALQFLREQRVHLENMGSHDIVDGNPRLSLGLIWTIILRFQIQDITIEETVNQETKSAKDALLLWCQMKTAGYHNVNVRNFTTSWRDGLAFNAIIHKHRPDLIQFEKLSKSNAIYNLNNAFNVAEDKLGLTKLLDAEDIFVEHPDEKSIITYVVTYYHYFSKMKQETVQGKRIGKVVGIAMENDRMIHEYESLTSDLLQWIEATITALGDRRFANSLVGVQQQLAQFSNYRTVEKPPKFVEKGNLEVLLFTLQSKMRANNQKPYTPKEGKMISDINKAWDRLEKAEHERELALREELIRQEKLEQLAARFNRKASMRETWLSENQRLVSQDNFGFDLAAVEAAAKKHEAIETDIFAYEERVQAVVAVSQELEAENYHDIDRINARKDNVLRLWHYLLELLRARRMRLELSLNLQQNFQEMIYILDSMEEIKQRLLTDDYGKHLMGVEDLLQKHSLVEADINVLGERVKGVVSQSQRFLEDESVEGYRPCDPAIIIERVQQLEDAYAELVRLAVERRGRLEESRKLWQFYWDMADEENWIKEKEQIVTAGDIGHDLTTINLLLSKHKALENEINSHEPQLMAIAADGDELIRQQHFGSDRIQERLQEILDMWNHLLDLSAFRRKRLEEAVDYHQLFADADDIDIWMLDTLRLVSSEDVGRDEANVQSLLKKHKDVTDELKNYGSTIEALHQQASQLGPQDTKSPEVVERLASIDNRYKELLELAKLRKQRLLDALSLYKLFSESDGVEQWIGEKDRMLQTMVPAKDIEDVEIMKHRYDGFEKEMNSNASRVAVVNQLARQLLHVEHPNSEQIVQRQNQLNQKWAELREKAEAKRDELNSAHGVQTFHIECRETVSWIEDKKRILQSTDSLEMDLTGIMTLQRRLSGMERDLAAIQAKLDALEQEADKIEKDHPDEAAVIRERITQIQIIWEQLTQMLKERDSKLEEAGDLHRFLRDLDHFQAWLTKTQTDVASEDTPASLAEAEKLLSQHQTIREEIDNYTDDYSKMMEYGERLTEEPPTQDDPQYMFLRERLKALKDGWAELHQMWENRQQLLSQSLSLQMLGRDARQAEVLLSQQEHVLSKDETPSNLEQAENLIKRHEAFLTTMEANDDKVNSVVQYAQRLVNEGHFDSDKIAKRADSINDRRNANREKAFQQLDKLKDLLELHQFLRDCEEIAEWVQEKHIIAQDETYRSAKTVHSKWTRHQAFEAEIAANKERLHKLQQAAEELIKEKPEFADLISPKVSELDETFDDLEKTTKDKGERLFDANREVLIHQTCDDIDSWMTDLEKQIENEDTGNDLASVNILMQKQQMIETQMAVKARQVSELENQAEHLQKTVPEEKMGDIKEKKIRVEQRFEQLKAPLLDRQKQLEKKKEAFQFRRDVEDEKLWIDEKLPQANSTEYGNSLFNVHMLRKKNQSLRNEIDNHEPRIMLICNNGQKLIDEGHESAPEFQKLINELLEKWQQLKEAVENRRNKLLQSEKAQQYFFDANEAESWMSEQELYMMVEDRGKDEISAQNLMKKHETLELAVEDYADTIRQLGETAQQLIAENHPHSDQIAVKQSQVDKLYAGLKDLAGERRAKLDEALQLFMLNREVGDLEQWIAERELVAGSHELGQDYDHVTLLWERFKEFARDTETIGSERVATVNGIADQLISVGHSDSATIAEWKDGLNEAWQDLLELIETRTQMLAASRELHKFFHDCKDVLSRILEKQHAISDELGRDAGSVSALQRKHQNFLQDLMTLQSQVQQIQEESAKLQASYAGDKAKEITNREGEVVAAWAHLQAMCDARKHKLADTGDLFKFFNLVRNLMLWMDDVVRQMNTSEKPRDVSGVELLMNNHQSLKAEIDAREDNFTACVSLGKELLARNHYASADIKEKLLALTNHRNTVLHRWEERWENLQLILEVYQFARDAAVAEAWLIAQEPYLMSQELGHTIDEVENLIKKHEAFEKSAAAQEDRFSALERLTTFELRELKRRQEQREAEERARLEAEEAARQAALKAASPSPEPTDTTDTTQAGAQAVEEEGQVHGATLSRGGPSRPQSLGQRISSPTTPQSQTLPPTPSSRSAEKESRKKERSRSKSPFRSFRWKKSPKSPGSQSGAVSDDEERPSPTADDEDFEGNLVRKHEWESTTKKASNRSWDKVYSCLKGSMLGFYKDSKTAKSSPEQFFKGEQPLDLVGATVKVADDYTKKKHVFRLRLSNGAEFLFQAHDDAEMNTWVQRISAHCESSFAGPSRSQTLPSSGQKDEPKRRSFFTLKKN, from the exons aCGAACGAGAGAGCGTACAGAAAAAAACCTTCCAAAAATGGGTTAATTCACATTTAGTAAGAGTAAATACTCGAATCGGAGATTTATATGTCGATTTGCGTGATGgaaaaaatcttattaaattattagaagTTCTCTCAGGAGAACGAtta CCACGTCCAACCAAAGGAAAAATGCGTATTCACTGCCTAGAAAATGTCGATAAAGCATTACAGTTTCTTCGAGAACAACGTGTACATTTAGAAAATATGGGTTCCCATGATATAGTTGATGGAAACCCACGATTATCATTAGGTCTTATTTGGACAATTATTTTACGGTTTCaa ATTCAAGATATTACAATTGAAGAAACTGTTAATCAAGAAACAAAATCAGCCAAAGATGCATTGCTTCTTTGGTGTCAAATGAAAACAGCTGGCTATCATAATGTAAATGTTCGTAATTTCACAACATCATGGCGAGATGGTCTTGCATTCAATGCAATCATACATAAACATCGACCTGATCTCATACAATTTGAAAAACTGTCCAAATCAAATGCcatctataatttaaataatgcatTTAATGTAGCAGAAGATAAATTAGGTTTAACTAAATTATTAGACGCAGAAG atatttttgtcGAACATCCAGACGAAAAATCAATAATCACATATGTAGTCACATATTATCATTACTTTAGTAAAATGAAACAAGAAACAGTCCAAGGAAAACGTATTGGAAAAGTGGTTGGAATTGCAATGGAAAATGATCGTATGATTCACGAATACGAAAGTCTTACCAGTGATTTATTACAATGGATTGAGGCAACCATCACTGCATTAGGTGATCGACGATTTGCTAACTCATTAGTCGGTGTCCAACAACAACTTGCACAATTTAGTAATTATCGAACAGTTGAAAAACCACCAAAATTCGTCGAAAAAGGAAACTTAGAAGTTTTACTCTTTACATTACAATCGAAAATGCGAGCAAACAATCAAAAACCATACACACCAAAAGAGGGTAAAATGATCTCTGATATTAATAAAGCATGGGATCGTTTGGAGAAAGCAGAACATGAACGTGAATTAGCTTTACGCGAAGAACTTATACGTCAAGAGAAATTAGAACAACTTGCAGCACGATTCAATCGTAAAGCAAGCATGCGAGAAACATGGTTATCAGAAAATCAAAGACTTGTATCACAAGATAACTTTGGATTTGATTTGGCTGCTGTTGAAGCAGCTGCTAAGAAACATGAAGCTATCGAAACAGACATTTTCGCTTATGAAGAGCGTGTCCAAGCTGTTGTAGCTGTTTCACAAGAATTAGAAGCTGAAAATTACCATGATATTGATCGAATAAATGCTCGTAAAGATAATGTTCTTCGCTTATGgcattatttattagaattattacGCGCAAGACGTATGCGATTAGAGCTTTCgctaaatttacaacaaaacttCCAAGAAATGATCTATATATTAGATTCCATGGAGGAAATTAAACAACGATTGCTTACCGATGATTATGGCAAACATTTGATGGGTGTTGAAGATCTTTTACAAAAACACTCACTTGTTGAAGCTGATATTAACGTACTCGGGGAACGTGTTAAAGGCGTTGTTTCCCAATCACAACGTTTTCTCGAAGATGAATCAGTGGAAGGTTATCGTCCATGTGATCCTGCAATTATAATTGAACGTGTTCAACAACTAGAAGACGCATATGCAGAACTTGTACGATTGGCTGTCGAACGGCGAGGACGACTTGAGGAGAGCCGAAAATTATGGCAATTCTATTGGGATATGGCTGACGAAGAAAACTGGATTAAGGAAAAAGAGCAAATTGTTACAGCTGGTGATATTGGCCACGATTTAACAACAATCAATCTATTGTTATCAAAACATAAAGCTTTGGAGAATGAAATCAATAGTCATGAACCACAACTAATGGCAATTGCAGCTGATGGTGACGAATTAATTCGCCAACAACATTTTGGTTCAGATCGTATTCAAGAACGTTTACAAGAAATTTTGGATATGTGGAACCATTTGTTAGATTTATCTGCATTCCGTAGAAAAAGGCTAGAAGAAGCTGTAGATTATCATCAATTATTTGCCGATGCGGATGATATTGATATTTGGATGTTAGATACATTACGACTTGTTTCGAGTGAAGACGTTGGTCGTGATGAAGCTAATGTTCAATCATTACTTAAAAAACATAAGGATGTCACAGATGAACTTAAAAATTATGGTTCTACAATTGAAGCATTACATCAACAAGCATCCCAACTTGGTCCACAAGATACCAAATCACCTGAAGTTGTTGAACGATTGGCATCAATTGATAACAGATATAAGGAGTTGTTGGAATTAGCTAAACTTCGTAAACAACGTCTTCTCGACGCATTATCACTCTACAAACTATTCTCTGAAAGCGATGGCGTTGAACAATGGATTGGCGAAAAAGATCGTATGTTACAGACAATGGTACCAGCCAAGGATATTGAGGATGTTGAAATAATGAAACATCGTTACGATGGTTTCGAAAAGGAAATGAATTCAAATGCTTCACGTGTAGCGGTTGTCAACCAATTAGCCAGACAATTATTGCATGTTGAGCATCCAAATTCAGAACAAATTGTACAACGACAAAATCAATTGAATCAAAAATGGGCTGAATTACGTGAAAAAGCTGAAGCTAAACGTGATGAACTTAATTCTGCACATGGCGTACAAACCTTCCATATTGAATGTCGTGAAACAGTTTCATGGATTGAAGATAAGAAACGTATCTTACAATCTACAGATAGTTTGGAAATGGATTTAACTGGTATTATGACATTACAAAGAAGATTATCAGGAATGGAACGCGATCTTGCAGCTATTCAAGCTAAACTTGATGCACTTGAACAAGAAGctgataaaattgaaaaggatCATCCAGATGAAGCTGCAGTTATCCGTGAAAGAATCACACAAATTCAGATCATTTGGGAACAATTGACACAAATG CTTAAAGAACGTGATTCTAAATTGGAAGAAGCTGGTGATTTACACAGATTCTTACGTGATTTGGATCATTTCCAAGCTTGGTTAACAAAAACACAAACAGATGTTGCATCAGAAGATACACCTGCTTCTTTGGCTGAAgccgaaaaattattatcacaacatcaaaCTATTCGAGaagaaattgataattataCTGATGATTATTCAAAGATGATGGAATACGGAGAACGTTTAACAGAG gaaCCTCCAACACAAGACGATCCACAATACATGTTCTTACGCGAACGTCTTAAGGCTTTAAAAGACGGATGGGCTGAATTACATCAAATGTGGGAAAATCGACAACAATTATTATCACAATCACTTAGCTTGCAAATGTTAGGTCGTGATGCACGACAAGCTGAAGTATTATTGTCCCAACAAGAACACGTCCTTAGCAAAGATGAAACTCCATCCAATCTTGAACAAGCTGAGAACTTAATCAAACGTCATGAAGCATTCTTAACCACAATGGAAGCAAATGACGATAAAGTAAATTCAGTCGTTCAATATGCACAACGATTAGTAAACGAAGGTCACTTTGATAGTGATAAGATTGCTAAACGTGCTGATAGTATAAACGATAGACGTAATGCTAATCGTGAAAAAGCCTTCCAACAATTAGACAAACTTAAGGATCTATTAGAATTGCATCAATTCTTACGTGATTGTGAAGAAATTGCTGAATGGGTACaagaaaaacatattattgCACAAGATGAAACATATCGATCAGCTAAAACCGTACACTCGAAATGGACACGGCATCAAGCATTTGAAGCTGAAATTGCAGCGAACAAAGAACGATTACATAAATTACAGCAAGCCGCTGAAGAATTAATCAAAGAGAAACCTGAATTTGCTGATTTAATTTCACCAAAAGTATCCGAATTAGATGAAACATTTGATGATTTAGAGAAAACCACAAAAGATAAAGGTGAACGTTTGTTTGACGCCAACCGAGAAGTTCTTATTCATCAAACTTGTGACGATATTGACTCATGGATGACCGATCTTGAAAAGCAAATTGAAAATGAAGATACTGGTAACGATTTGGCATCAGTCAATATTCTAATGCAAAAACAACAAATGATCGAAACACAAATGGCAGTTAAGGCTCGTCAAGTATCCGAATTGGAGAATCAAGCTgaacatttacaaaaaactgtCCCAGAAGAAAAGATGGGTGATATTAAAGAAAAGAAGATTCGTGTCGAACAACGATTTGAGCAACTTAAAGCACCACTTTTGGATCGTCAAAAACAAttggaaaagaaaaaagaagcaTTCCAATTCCGGCGTGACGTTGAAGATGAAAAACTATGGATTGATGAGAAATTACCACAAGCTAATAGCACTGAATATGGCAACAGTTTGTTTAACGTTCATATGCTTAGGAAAAAGAATCAATCATTACGTAACGAAATTGATAATCATGAACCAAGAATAATGCTTATTTGTAATAATGGccaaaaattaattgatgaaGGTCATGAATCAGCACCCGAATTCCAAAAACTTATTAATGAACTTCTGGAAAAATGGCAACAATTGAAGGAAGCTGTTGAAAAtcgaagaaataaattattacaatcagAAAAAGCACAACAGTACTTCTTTGATGCAAATGAAGCGGAATCATGGATGAGTGAACAAGAATTGTATATGATGGTAGAGGATCGTGGCAAAGATGAAATATCTgcacaaaatttaatgaaaaaacacgAAACATTAGAATTAGCGGTAGAAGACTATGCTGATACAATTAGACAATTAGGTGAAACTGCACAACAACTTATTGCTGAAAATCATCCACATAGTGATCAAATAGCTGTTAAACAATCACAAGTTGATAAATTATACGCTGGATTAAAAGATTTAGCTGGCGAACGACGTGCTAAATTAGATGAAgcattacaattatttatgttGAACCGTGAAGTTGGTGATTTAGAACAATGGATCGCAGAGCGGGAATTAGTTGCAGGATCACATGAACTTGGCCAAGATTACGATCATGTTACA ttattaTGGGAACGCTTCAAAGAGTTTGCACGCGACACTGAAACTATTGGCAGTGAACGAGTGGCCACCGTAAATGGAATTGCAGATCAATTAATCAGTGTTGGACATTCCGATTCAGCCACAATTGCTGAATGGAAAGATGGATTAAATGAAGCATGGCAAGATCTTTTAGAATTAATTGAAACACGAACACAAATGCTAGCCGCATCTCGTGAACTACATAAATTCTTCCATGATTGCAAAGATGTATTGTCTAGAATACTTGAAAAACAACATGCTATTTCTGATGAACTTGGACGTGATGCTGGCTCTGTTTCTGCCTTACAACGTAAACATCAAAACTTCTTGCAAGATTTAATGACTTTACAATCACAA gtGCAACAAATTCAAGAAGAATCAGCTAAATTACAAGCATCGTATGCTGGCGACAAAGCTAAAGAAATTACAAATAGAGAAGGTGAAGTTGTAGCAGCTTGGGCACATCTACAAGCTATGTGCGATGCTAGAAAGCATAAATTAGCCGATACTGgtgatttattcaaattctttaatttagttCGTAATTTAATGTTATGGATGGACGATGTTGTACGACAGATGAACACTTCAGAAAAACcaag AGATGTTAGTGGGGTAGAACTATTAATGAATAATCATCAAAGTTTGAAGGCTGAAATAGATGCTCGTGAGGATAATTTTACAGCTTGTGTTTCTTTGGGTAAAGAATTACTAGCTCGTAATCATTATGCTAGTGCAgacataaaagaaaaattgctaGCCTTAACAAATCATCGCAACACAGTTTTACATCGTTGGGAAGAACGCTGGGAGAATTTACAACTCA TTTTGGAAGTATATCAATTCGCTCGAGATGCAGCTGTAGCAGAAGCATGGCTTATTGCCCAAGAACCATATTTAATGAGTCAAGAATTAGGTCACACAATCGATGAGGTTGagaatttaataaagaaacatGAAGCATTTGAAAAATCCGCTGCAGCTCAAGAAGACAGATTTAGTGCATTGGAGCGATTAACTACG TTCGAACTACGCGAATTGAAACGACGTCAAGAACAACGAGAAGCTGAAGAACGAGCAAGGCTAGAAGCTGAAGAAGCTGCACGACAAGCAGCATTAAAAGCTGCTTCACCTAGTCCCGAACCAACTGATACAACTGACACCACACAAGCTGGTGCACAAGCGGTTGAAGAAGAAGGACAag TGCATGGAGCAACATTGTCACGTGGTGGCCCTTCTAGACCCCAATCATTGGGGCAACGAATCAGTTCTCCTACAACACCGCAATCACAAACATTACCACCAACTCCTT caTCGAGATCGGCAGAGAAGGAGAGCAGAAAGAAAGAACGATCACGCAGCAAATCACCATTCCGCAGTTTTCGGTGGAAGAAAAGTCCAAAAAGTCCCGGGTCTCAATCCGGTGCGGTTAGTGATGATGAAG aacGACCAAGTCCTACCGCCGATGATGAAGATTTTGAAGGCAATCTTGTTCGAAAACACGAATGGGAATCAACAACCAAAAAAGCATCAAATAG aTCATGGGATAAAGTTTATAGCTGCCTTAAAGGTTCTATGTTAGGATTCTATAAAGACAGTAAGACTGCTAAATCATCACCAGAACAATTCTTCAAAGGTGAACAACCACTGGATCTAGTTGGTGCAACAGTAAAAGTAGCAGATGATTATACAAAGAAGAAGCATGTGTTTAGACTTAG attatCTAATGGAGCAGAATTTTTATTCCAAGCTCATGATGATGCTGAGATGAACACATGGGTTCAAAGAATTTCAGCCCATTGTGAAAGTAGCTTTGCTGGACCGTCTAGATCACAAACGTTACCTTCAAGTGGTCAAAAGGATGAGCCAAAACGTCGCAGCTTCTTTACTCTTAAGAAaaa ttaa